One stretch of bacterium DNA includes these proteins:
- a CDS encoding RidA family protein has translation MTNPHERLRELGLMLPAPPAAVASYAPTRLVPIGEGRALLYVAGQVSVQEGRRLTGRCPSEVSVEEAGARARVCALNLLAQMEAAAGLENVEQVTQLIGFVLSTDDFGEQPRVMNGASDLLVEVLGDAGRHTRVALGTNALPFSVTVEIAAVAVVRTR, from the coding sequence GTGACCAACCCGCACGAGCGCCTGCGTGAGCTGGGACTGATGCTGCCGGCGCCTCCGGCAGCCGTGGCCTCGTATGCGCCGACGCGACTGGTGCCGATTGGCGAAGGCCGCGCGCTCCTCTACGTGGCCGGCCAGGTGTCAGTCCAGGAGGGCCGGCGCTTGACCGGCCGCTGCCCTTCGGAGGTGTCGGTGGAGGAGGCTGGGGCGAGGGCACGCGTGTGCGCGCTCAATCTCCTGGCTCAGATGGAGGCGGCGGCGGGCCTGGAAAATGTCGAGCAGGTCACTCAGCTCATCGGTTTCGTGCTGTCGACAGATGATTTCGGTGAGCAGCCCAGGGTGATGAACGGTGCCTCCGATCTTCTGGTCGAGGTGCTCGGCGATGCCGGCAGGCACACAAGAGTGGCTCTGGGCACGAACGCGCTTCCCTTCTCGGTGACGGTCGAGATCGCGGCGGTGGCGGTTGTCCGCACCCGCTGA